One Pelecanus crispus isolate bPelCri1 chromosome 14, bPelCri1.pri, whole genome shotgun sequence genomic window carries:
- the TOMM34 gene encoding mitochondrial import receptor subunit TOM34 has product MAASPSASVLRRAGNEEFRRGQYGPAAALYTRALALLEAAGEAAAEERSVLLANRAACHLKDGACRLCVADCSSALDLVPFGIKPLLRRAAAYEALERYQLAYVDYKTVLQVDCSIQAAHDGVNRMTKALLEKDGVNWRQKLPPIPTVPVSAQTRWSVPSAGAPGTNTPPATAPQGGPDQTAAGTERARTLKEEGNELVKKGNHKKAVEKYSESLKLNQECATYTNRALCYLTLKQYKEAVQDCTEALRLDPKNIKALYRRAQALKELKDYKSSIADIKSLLKTEPKNTAALRLLQELNRA; this is encoded by the exons aTGGCCGCGTCGCCCAGCGCCAGCGTCCTGCGTCGGGCCGGCAACGAGGAGTTCCGCCGCGGGCAGTACGGGCCGGCCGCCGCGCTCTACACCCGCGCGCTGGCGCTGCTGGAGGCCGCAG GGGAGGCCGCCGCCGAGGAGCGGAGCGTGCTGCTCGCCAACCGCGCCGCGTGCCACCTGAAGGACGGCGCCTGCCGCCTCTGCGTCGCCGACTGCAGCAG CGCCCTCGACCTGGTCCCTTTTGGGATCAAACCCCTCCTCAGGCGGGCCGCGGCCTACGAGGCCCTGGAGAGGTACCAGCTGGCCTACGTGGACTACAAGACTGTGCTGCAGGTGGACTGCTCCATACAGGCAGCACACGACGGTGTCAACAG GATGACTAAAGCCCTGCTGGAGAAGGATGGTGTGAACTGGCGCCAGAAGCTCCCACCAATCCCCACAGTCCCTGTTTCTGCCCAGACGAGGTGGAGTGTTCCTTCTGCTGGAGCCCCCGGGACAAACACTCCTCCTGCAACTGCACCTCAGGGAGGACCAG ACCAGactgctgctggcacagagaGAGCTCGAACtctgaaggaagaaggaaatgaacTTGTAAAGAAGGGAAACCATAAAAAAGCAGTTGAGAAGTACAGTGAGAGTTTAAAGCTCAACCAGGAATGTGCGACTTACACCAACAG AGCTCTCTGTTACCTGACTCTGAAGCAGTACAAGGAAGCAGTACAGGACTGCACAGAAGCTCTGAGGTTAGATCCTAAAAACATTAAGGCACTCTACAGGCGTGCTCAAGCACTTAAAGAGCTGAAG GATTACAAATCAAGTATTGCTGATATCAAGAGCTTGTTGAAAACTGAACCAAAGAACACAGCTGCACTGAGATTACTGCAAGAACTGAACAGAGCCTAG